From one Ostreibacterium oceani genomic stretch:
- a CDS encoding phosphoserine transaminase, which produces MKPTMKPTTKPNNPNFSSGPCAKRPGWSLDQLNGAVLGRSHRGKAGKAKLAEVINLSKTILAIPDDYHVGIVPASDTGAVEMALWSLLGPKTVDIYAWEAFSKTWLGDIVNQLKLTNNQYTAPYGELPDLANYHSDNDSVFVFNGTTSGVRLPHLDWIADNRTGLTICDATSAVFSQTLDFNKLDVVTWSWQKVLGGEAAHGMIALSPRAVERLETYTPPWPLPKIFTLSKSGKLIADIFEGATINTPSMLCVEDAIDSMQWVNTIGGQSACQAISDKNLAIIKAWVARTDWVDFLAKAPDTYSNTSICLVITDTQFNAMEEGEQRNKIKSLCALLESENAAYDINAYKSAPPGLRIWGGATVANDDISALLPWIEWAYHTVMTAD; this is translated from the coding sequence ATGAAGCCCACAATGAAGCCAACAACCAAACCCAATAACCCCAATTTTTCCTCTGGCCCTTGCGCCAAACGACCTGGCTGGTCACTAGACCAGCTCAATGGCGCCGTACTGGGTCGCTCGCATCGCGGCAAAGCAGGCAAAGCCAAGCTCGCTGAAGTCATTAATTTATCCAAAACCATTTTGGCGATTCCCGACGACTATCACGTGGGTATTGTTCCCGCATCAGATACGGGGGCAGTTGAAATGGCACTGTGGTCATTGCTGGGCCCAAAAACCGTTGATATTTATGCGTGGGAAGCCTTTTCAAAAACGTGGTTAGGTGACATTGTCAACCAATTAAAATTAACCAACAACCAGTACACTGCGCCCTATGGCGAACTGCCCGATTTGGCTAACTATCATTCAGATAACGATAGCGTTTTTGTTTTTAACGGCACGACATCAGGTGTTCGTTTGCCGCATCTAGATTGGATTGCAGATAACCGTACGGGACTTACCATTTGTGATGCCACTTCAGCGGTTTTTTCGCAAACCTTAGACTTTAATAAACTGGATGTTGTCACTTGGTCTTGGCAAAAAGTGCTGGGCGGCGAAGCCGCACATGGCATGATTGCACTGTCTCCGCGCGCCGTAGAACGCTTAGAAACGTACACACCGCCTTGGCCATTACCTAAAATTTTTACACTCAGCAAATCGGGTAAACTCATTGCCGATATTTTTGAAGGGGCAACAATTAACACGCCGTCTATGCTCTGTGTCGAAGACGCCATTGATAGCATGCAATGGGTCAATACGATTGGCGGCCAATCCGCGTGTCAGGCGATTAGCGATAAAAATCTCGCGATAATCAAGGCGTGGGTCGCGCGTACTGACTGGGTTGATTTTTTAGCCAAAGCCCCCGATACCTATTCCAATACGTCTATTTGTTTGGTTATTACCGATACCCAATTTAATGCAATGGAAGAAGGCGAGCAACGTAATAAAATCAAATCGTTGTGCGCACTACTTGAATCAGAAAACGCGGCTTACGATATCAATGCGTATAAATCTGCGCCACCGGGATTACGTATTTGGGGGGGCGCAACCGTCGCCAACGATGATATCAGCGCGCTACTGCCTTGGATTGAATGGGCTTACCACACCGTCATGACGGCAGACTAA